The Candidatus Eremiobacteraceae bacterium genome contains a region encoding:
- a CDS encoding SDR family oxidoreductase encodes MIDRDRSHARVALVTGSAGGLMRGVCVSLARRGFTIAAQHRPDGANADETASAVRAAGGTCFAFPADVTTAAGASSLVHAVHGRLARIDALVCGVGPMMIKDAIDTSAKEFDDMISGNLTSAFLTILAALPVMREQRQGRIVCFGMTGSESTQGFRHLSAYVAAKAGLTAFVKTLALEEGPYGITCNVVNPGDIRDKDADRKTASERRDYRNPTTRPGSWEDVGDAVAFLTSDEASFVNGAVLTVSGGWQGFFEKYSRWP; translated from the coding sequence ATGATCGATCGTGACCGTTCGCACGCTCGCGTCGCTCTTGTGACCGGCAGCGCAGGCGGACTGATGCGCGGTGTATGCGTTTCCCTGGCGCGGCGCGGGTTCACGATCGCTGCGCAGCATCGACCCGACGGAGCCAATGCCGACGAAACCGCTTCGGCAGTTCGCGCTGCCGGCGGCACGTGTTTCGCATTTCCAGCCGATGTGACGACCGCGGCCGGCGCGTCGTCGCTCGTCCACGCCGTTCATGGCCGCCTTGCCCGCATCGACGCGCTCGTGTGCGGCGTCGGTCCGATGATGATCAAAGACGCGATCGACACCTCGGCGAAAGAATTCGACGACATGATCTCCGGCAATCTCACCTCCGCGTTTTTGACCATCCTCGCGGCGTTGCCCGTGATGCGGGAACAGCGGCAGGGTCGGATCGTCTGCTTCGGCATGACGGGCAGCGAGTCGACGCAAGGCTTTCGCCACCTCTCGGCATACGTCGCGGCGAAGGCCGGCTTGACCGCATTCGTAAAGACGCTTGCGCTCGAAGAAGGCCCGTACGGAATCACCTGCAACGTCGTCAACCCGGGCGATATTAGAGACAAGGATGCCGACAGGAAGACCGCGTCGGAGCGCCGCGACTATCGCAATCCGACGACGAGACCCGGCAGCTGGGAAGACGTGGGCGACGCGGTTGCGTTCTTGACGAGCGACGAAGCATCGTTCGTCAACGGCGCTGTGCTGACGGTCAGCGGCGGCTGGCAAGGTTTCTTCGAGAAGTACTCCCGCTGGCCGTAG